CCTTCGACACGGCGCGGGACAGGCTCACGCCCCGCCCATGCCGGCTCGATAGGCATCGCCGGATTCGTAGTAATCGAGTCCCGAGTGGTCGAGCACCTCCTCCCCGACCAAGATACGCAGGGTGTTGGTCAGCTTCAGATGCTGGATAAACAGGTCGTGCTCCGGCTTCAGGTCGGCCCGGGCCATCGGAGACTTGAAGTAGAACGAGAGCCACTCCTGAATACCCGACAATCCGGCCCGTTGGGCCAGGTCGAGAAACAGGGTCAGGTCGAGGGCGACCGGCGCCGCCAGGATGGAGTCCCGACAGAGAAAGTTGATCTTAATCTGCATCGGCTGGCCGAGCCAACCGAAGATATCGATGTTGTCCCATCCCTCCTTGGCATCGCCGCGCGGCGGGTAATACTCGATCCGGATCTTGTGGAACACCTGGCCGTACAGCTCGGGATAGAGCTCCGGTTGCAGAATCGCCTCCAGCACCGAGCCCTTGCTGACCTCCTTGGTCCTGAACGATCCCCGATCGTCCAGCACCTCGCCGTCCCGGTTGCCCAGGATGTTGGTGGAAAACCAGCCGGTCAGTCCCAACATCTTCGCCTTCAGCCCGGGCGCGACAACGGTTTTCAGGAAGGTCTGGCCGGTCTTGAAATCCTTTCCGGCAATCGGGACGCGGCGCCGGCCGGCATACTCGACCAGCGCCGGCACATCGACCGCCAGATTGGGTGAGCCGTTCGCAAAGGGTACCCCGGCCGAGATGGCGGCATAGGCATAGATCATACTCGATGAGATCTCCGGCGCGTTCGCCTTCAGGCCCGCCTCAAACGCCTCGATAGTCTCGTGGACCGGAGCCGGTTGCATGAAGACCTCGGTCGACCCGCACCAGATCATCACGGCCCGCCGGATCCCCTCCCTTTGACGGAACGCCTCGATATCCTCGATCAGCATGTCCGCCAGGTGCTTCTTGGTTAAGCCGGACTTCAGGTTCGTCCCCGAGAGCCGTCGCACGTAGGCCTGATCAAAGACCGCCGGCCACGGCCTGACCGCCTCCAACTGGTCTTTGGCCTGATCCAGCATCTCCTTCGGCAGCACCCCGGCATGGCATGCGGTCTGATAGGCGTTCTCGGGAAAGATATCCCAGCCCCCGAACACCAGATCGTTCAGATCTGCGAGGGGGACGACCTCTTTGATCAGCGCAAACCGCGGGTTGGTCCGTTTGCCCAGGCGCATCCGCTGCATCTGTGTCAAGGAGCCGTGCGGTTGGGCAATTCCCTTGTTGATCAGGTGGACTCCGGCGATCAGCGTTGTCGCGACCGCCCCCAACCCGGGAATCAGCACCCCCAGCTTCCCGGCGGACGGTTGGATCGGTCTGATCAGTTCCGGGTAGAAAGAACTTTTTTCGCTCATACCGTGACCCTTTCCCTGTGTGAACTCCACAGCAACATGAAAAAAAAGAGCGGCGAGCCGATTGCCGCCGCCGTGAGAAACCATTGGGCCTTTCCAAAGGCCGACAGGATGACCACAAGATAGATAAAATCCCGCCTGGCAAGGGAATCGGCCAGAATGGAGAGGCGGGATGGGGCCTCTGAAGGGGTCACCGAGGTGAACAGCGGCCCCTCGGATTTCTTGTTCCACATCGTCTGCCCGTAGACGAAGCCGGCCGACAGGAGGGTACCGATCACCGCAGACACCGTCAGGGCCAGTGGGAAGAGGGTCCCGGTTGCCCCCTGCCATCCCAGGCCGATACACGCAAATACGGCAGAATGTACGACGTTGTCCCCCCAGAAATCCAGCACACCACCAAGGCGCGACTCCAGATACTTGAGCCTGGCGATCTCTCCATCGCAACCGTCCAGGATCGAATGCAGCAGAAACAAAAGCGCGCCGGTCAATTGGGACGCGGGCGTGGACGAGAGGAAGAACAGGGCCCCCAGCACGCCGATCCCGACGCTCACCCCCGTCATCTGATTCGGGGTCATGTCCGTACGGACGAGGCGCCGGGTAACCGCCAGTGAGATCTTTCGCTCGACATGCCTCGACATGAAGCCCTCGGTATCCTTAATCAGACCGTGCAATAACCATCGCTCTGCGCTGTCGAGATCCGCCCGGTTTGTGATTCGAACCCAACGCGTATCATCCGTCGAGACATCCGTCCTTCGGTAGACCTGCTCAAGCGCTGAAAACAGGTCCAGCTCATCGTTGGCGCGTCCGATCGTCGACAGGAGGAGTGCAGGATCGGCCGTCTCAACGGCCGCGATCCCGCTTGCAGGGATCGCCATCGTCTCAGCGCACAGCGGCATCTCGGCCAGACGCGTCAGCAACACGGGGTGCGGCAGGACGTGTGAGGCGAGTATCAGGATGCGACCGGCGCACGGATGATCGGTGAGCCTGGCCGCAGGCGCCGATACCGCCTTCGTGCCCTCCAGCAGCCTTTCGTAGCCGACTGACCCGTCATCCGCAACCAGGATATCCCCGTACCCGGCGCGAGAGGCCGCCATGACAATCCGTCGAAGCAACGGGACACCCAGCACAACGGTATCCGGACCGACCTCGCCCGAACCCTTTGAGATGACGATGATGATGGTAACTGCGTTGCTGACCATATAGTTCAGACCGCACTGTAGGGGCGCAGCATGCTGCGCCCCTATGGGC
The nucleotide sequence above comes from Candidatus Methylomirabilota bacterium. Encoded proteins:
- a CDS encoding inositol-3-phosphate synthase: MSEKSSFYPELIRPIQPSAGKLGVLIPGLGAVATTLIAGVHLINKGIAQPHGSLTQMQRMRLGKRTNPRFALIKEVVPLADLNDLVFGGWDIFPENAYQTACHAGVLPKEMLDQAKDQLEAVRPWPAVFDQAYVRRLSGTNLKSGLTKKHLADMLIEDIEAFRQREGIRRAVMIWCGSTEVFMQPAPVHETIEAFEAGLKANAPEISSSMIYAYAAISAGVPFANGSPNLAVDVPALVEYAGRRRVPIAGKDFKTGQTFLKTVVAPGLKAKMLGLTGWFSTNILGNRDGEVLDDRGSFRTKEVSKGSVLEAILQPELYPELYGQVFHKIRIEYYPPRGDAKEGWDNIDIFGWLGQPMQIKINFLCRDSILAAPVALDLTLFLDLAQRAGLSGIQEWLSFYFKSPMARADLKPEHDLFIQHLKLTNTLRILVGEEVLDHSGLDYYESGDAYRAGMGGA